The following are encoded in a window of Vibrio azureus genomic DNA:
- a CDS encoding ABC-ATPase domain-containing protein: protein MDQLTATLKKIEKQNYRAYQQIKGQYDFGDFTLHIDYIQGDPYASASRLRATRAWSLTGLEWLKEESPSFQRAARDFIARSFDQFAKQENAVSIALSGQTVLDNTAVLFTEEGIELRFRVNLPAEGRSVLGKKANNILTFYLPKFIRRATLARELNHDALVEHCKVIEDQAAIREQLEAHNLVAFVANGSILPRLAGNCDLPMKDAVPFQAPDSLQVTLHAPNKGYITGLGIPKGITLIVGGGFHGKSTLLNAIERSIYDHIPGDGREYIVTDANAMKIRAEDGRCVHHLNLSNYINHLPMGKDTADFSTQDASGSTSQAAWLQESLEAGASSLLIDEDTSATNFMIRDERMQALVAKGDEPITPLVDRIAQIRDELDVSTLIVMGGSGDYLDVADTVIQMHDYQAVDVTEKARQVIEQHPTQRHNESEDNLHTFRPRSLSRQALMAILTDGKFRVSAKGKTSLRFGKEFTDLSALEQLESADEVNTIGWLWFQLAQQPGWSQNPAKEIEIMLSDGWHKTLPQQGDLAKPRTLDVMAALNRMRKSQFKQN, encoded by the coding sequence ATGGATCAGTTGACAGCGACGCTCAAGAAGATCGAAAAGCAAAACTACCGTGCGTACCAGCAAATCAAAGGTCAATATGACTTCGGTGATTTCACTTTGCACATCGACTACATTCAAGGTGATCCCTATGCTTCAGCCTCACGCTTACGTGCTACAAGAGCGTGGTCTCTTACCGGTCTTGAGTGGCTAAAAGAAGAATCCCCTTCTTTCCAGCGCGCTGCTCGTGATTTTATTGCCCGTAGCTTTGATCAATTTGCCAAACAAGAAAATGCCGTTTCTATTGCTCTTAGCGGACAAACCGTTTTAGATAATACCGCCGTTCTTTTTACTGAAGAAGGCATTGAGTTGCGTTTCAGAGTGAACTTACCTGCCGAAGGTCGTTCTGTCCTTGGGAAAAAAGCCAACAACATCCTGACGTTTTATCTTCCAAAATTCATTCGACGTGCTACCTTGGCAAGAGAATTAAATCATGATGCGCTGGTTGAGCACTGTAAAGTAATCGAAGATCAGGCTGCGATTCGTGAACAATTAGAGGCGCATAATCTGGTCGCTTTCGTCGCAAATGGCAGTATCTTACCTCGCCTTGCAGGTAACTGTGATTTACCGATGAAAGATGCGGTTCCATTCCAAGCTCCAGACTCACTGCAAGTTACATTGCATGCGCCTAATAAAGGCTACATTACAGGACTTGGTATTCCTAAGGGCATTACGCTTATTGTCGGTGGTGGTTTTCACGGTAAATCTACCTTACTCAATGCTATCGAACGATCAATTTATGATCATATTCCCGGTGATGGCCGTGAGTATATTGTGACAGATGCAAATGCAATGAAGATAAGAGCTGAAGATGGTCGCTGCGTTCATCACTTAAACTTATCGAATTACATTAACCACTTACCAATGGGTAAAGACACCGCGGACTTTTCAACTCAAGATGCATCTGGCTCAACGTCTCAAGCCGCATGGCTACAGGAGTCTCTTGAGGCTGGTGCTTCTTCATTACTTATTGACGAAGATACCTCAGCCACTAACTTTATGATTCGTGATGAGCGCATGCAAGCTCTCGTTGCTAAAGGTGATGAACCCATAACGCCTTTAGTGGACCGCATTGCACAAATTCGCGATGAACTGGACGTGTCTACCCTTATTGTTATGGGTGGCTCGGGAGACTATTTAGACGTTGCCGATACTGTGATTCAAATGCACGATTACCAAGCCGTCGATGTCACAGAAAAAGCACGTCAAGTTATCGAACAACACCCAACTCAACGTCACAATGAATCGGAAGATAATCTTCACACATTCCGTCCACGTTCTTTGAGCCGACAAGCTCTGATGGCTATTTTAACCGATGGCAAATTCCGTGTGAGTGCAAAAGGTAAAACTTCTTTGCGTTTCGGAAAAGAGTTTACAGACTTGAGTGCATTGGAACAGCTTGAATCGGCAGATGAAGTCAATACTATCGGCTGGCTGTGGTTTCAATTGGCTCAGCAACCTGGTTGGTCACAGAATCCAGCCAAAGAAATCGAAATCATGCTCTCAGACGGCTGGCATAAAACACTTCCTCAACAAGGTGATCTTGCCAAGCCACGCACTCTCGATGTGATGGCAGCGTTGAATAGAATGAGAAAGTCACAGTTTAAGCAAAACTGA
- a CDS encoding arylesterase: MIRLLSIVLSLFLSVAVQANQKILVLGDSLSAGYQMAIEQSWPSLLPSIFSQQGQAISVINGSISGDTTGNGLARLPQLLKQHQPSWVIVELGANDGLRGFPPKLISSNLSEIIDISKTSGANVVLMQIRVPPNYGKRYGEMFYGIYPAIADKKNVILMPFFLEQVITKPEWMMSDGLHPKPEAQPFIANFVAQELLKHL; encoded by the coding sequence ATGATTCGTTTACTTTCCATAGTATTATCTTTATTTCTTTCCGTTGCGGTTCAAGCTAACCAAAAGATATTAGTTTTAGGAGATAGCTTAAGTGCTGGCTATCAGATGGCTATTGAACAGAGTTGGCCCAGTTTGTTGCCAAGTATTTTCAGTCAGCAAGGCCAAGCTATTTCTGTTATCAACGGCAGTATCTCCGGTGATACAACTGGCAATGGTTTAGCTCGATTACCACAACTTTTAAAACAGCATCAACCCTCTTGGGTGATTGTCGAGCTTGGCGCGAATGATGGTTTACGAGGTTTCCCGCCAAAACTGATCTCTTCGAATTTATCGGAAATCATTGATATAAGCAAAACTTCTGGTGCAAATGTGGTCTTGATGCAGATTCGTGTACCGCCCAATTATGGTAAACGCTATGGTGAGATGTTTTACGGCATTTACCCAGCAATAGCTGATAAAAAAAACGTGATTTTAATGCCATTTTTCTTAGAACAAGTGATAACCAAGCCAGAGTGGATGATGTCGGATGGATTGCACCCCAAACCTGAAGCTCAGCCGTTCATTGCTAACTTCGTTGCACAAGAATTACTGAAACATCTCTAA
- a CDS encoding ABC transporter ATP-binding protein — translation MTTPVSNELIIKATEVSKQVSTNQSQLTILDGINLEIKRGEKVAIVGASGAGKSTLMTLLAGLDTVTSGEICLLGHSLSGMDDEARAKLRANSLGFVFQSFLLIPSLSAIRNVTLPCLLKGEREDFTRARALLAAVGLDQRTEHLPSQLSGGEQQRVALARAFMTQPELLFADEPTGNLDHHTAEKVTELLFSLNQQHGTTLVLVTHDLHLAQQCDRIFTMEAGRFAEETL, via the coding sequence ATGACGACACCTGTATCTAATGAGCTGATCATAAAAGCGACGGAAGTGAGTAAACAAGTTTCTACTAATCAAAGTCAATTAACAATCTTAGATGGTATAAATCTTGAGATAAAACGTGGTGAGAAGGTGGCTATTGTTGGGGCATCTGGAGCAGGTAAATCAACATTAATGACATTATTAGCAGGTTTAGACACCGTTACGTCAGGTGAAATTTGTTTACTGGGTCATTCTTTGTCGGGTATGGATGATGAGGCTAGAGCAAAACTTAGAGCAAACTCACTTGGATTTGTTTTCCAAAGTTTTCTGCTGATTCCGAGTTTAAGTGCAATACGTAATGTCACTCTGCCTTGTTTACTCAAAGGTGAACGAGAAGATTTTACCAGAGCACGTGCATTGTTAGCCGCGGTAGGTTTAGATCAGCGAACTGAACATTTGCCCAGTCAGCTTTCTGGAGGTGAACAGCAAAGGGTCGCATTGGCTCGCGCTTTTATGACGCAACCCGAACTGCTGTTTGCCGATGAGCCAACCGGTAACCTAGATCATCATACGGCCGAGAAAGTGACCGAGTTGCTGTTTTCTTTGAATCAACAGCATGGCACCACGTTGGTACTGGTGACACATGACCTTCATTTAGCGCAACAATGTGACCGAATATTCACCATGGAAGCCGGAAGATTTGCTGAGGAAACACTATGA
- a CDS encoding isopenicillin N synthase family dioxygenase: MKLETVDYLADDAAQQFVASLRETGFGVLKNHPIPQELVESIYNNWYQFFNSEQKNDFHFNVETQDGYFPPSVSEVAKGHSVKDIKEYFHVYPWGQIPDQLKAEILEYYERANAFAQELLGWVEACAPTDVQEKFSVALSEMINNSDKTLLRVLHYPPMTGEEEPGAIRAAAHEDINLLTVLPAANEPGLQVKSKEGDWLDVPCDFGSLIINIGDMLQEASGGYFPSTTHRVINPTGGRQEKSRISLPLFLHPKPEVVLSERYTADSYLMERLRELGVI; the protein is encoded by the coding sequence ATGAAACTAGAAACTGTCGATTACCTTGCTGACGATGCTGCTCAACAGTTCGTTGCATCGCTCCGTGAAACAGGATTTGGGGTTCTTAAGAATCACCCGATACCACAGGAGTTGGTTGAGTCTATCTATAACAATTGGTACCAATTCTTTAACTCTGAGCAGAAGAACGACTTCCATTTTAATGTCGAAACTCAAGATGGCTACTTCCCACCATCCGTTTCGGAAGTGGCAAAGGGGCACTCAGTCAAAGACATTAAAGAGTATTTTCACGTTTACCCTTGGGGACAGATTCCTGATCAGCTGAAAGCTGAAATTTTGGAATACTACGAACGCGCTAATGCCTTCGCGCAAGAGCTGTTAGGTTGGGTTGAGGCATGCGCACCAACAGACGTTCAAGAAAAGTTCTCCGTTGCGCTTTCTGAAATGATAAATAACAGTGACAAGACATTACTTCGTGTTTTGCATTACCCACCAATGACAGGTGAGGAAGAACCAGGTGCTATTCGTGCTGCCGCTCATGAAGATATCAACTTACTTACTGTTTTGCCTGCAGCCAACGAACCAGGTTTGCAAGTAAAGAGTAAAGAGGGTGACTGGTTAGATGTGCCTTGTGATTTTGGTAGCCTGATCATTAATATTGGTGACATGCTGCAAGAGGCATCGGGTGGTTACTTCCCATCTACGACTCACCGCGTCATCAATCCGACTGGCGGTCGTCAAGAAAAGTCTCGTATCTCTCTACCGCTTTTCTTGCACCCAAAACCAGAAGTTGTTTTGTCTGAACGTTACACTGCAGATAGCTATTTAATGGAAAGACTGAGAGAACTTGGTGTGATTTAA
- a CDS encoding sensor domain-containing phosphodiesterase — MSTFHTLNYTIPESVEKNWQSIVDLLAKTTNIPTTLIMRIYPEHIEVNTSSQIEGNPFQVGDKGYPEQSLYCEQVILNKQELVIPNALESKKLPHMANKKLGMISYCGLPLHWPNGKTFGTLCLLDSKANQYHKAYRQLLYTFKKSIETQLAIVFDQHRLARLNHELKNRVAARTTDLAKLSYSLTQEITRRKAAEEQINYQNTHDLGTGFLNTSATEEYLERALAELNGEMSSLTVLNIGFANARAIQTKYGFERLDEILQQFRSKLDFAESKHFVTGRLSSSDMVVIISGPEPKNVTHRLLENIAHIKCDSYNIDDQTVHLQTYTGIVQGNIGFNAKQLLQNACHAMTLCKESGKSYRYCSEENTKVLNQHNQLENYLLEAIRNDDVMIYFQPKVCSNTGEWIGAESSLRWLHPVLGDVSNDALMQMAEQNNLTHEISTFALRIVIEKAKQWSDTVKDFKVAINVSQSQLLNRHFLEKIEYFLAFYHLPPHCLELEISESALQENGNITFNALKTLNRLGVTLSLDGFGTSDYSFNYLKNCPFKAIKIDKSFIQQMNYSEEDKTIVRSIIHIAKKLNLNVMTDGIESAEQVQFLLQEGCDIGQGLFYAKPMPCHKFEQVLYTQQGTSGI, encoded by the coding sequence ATGAGCACATTTCATACCTTAAATTACACTATCCCAGAGTCAGTAGAAAAGAATTGGCAAAGCATTGTTGACCTATTAGCCAAAACAACAAACATCCCTACTACCCTCATTATGCGTATCTACCCGGAGCATATTGAGGTCAATACCTCCAGTCAGATTGAAGGAAATCCATTCCAAGTTGGTGACAAAGGTTACCCAGAACAAAGCCTTTATTGTGAACAAGTGATTCTAAATAAACAGGAGCTTGTGATACCTAATGCTTTAGAATCTAAAAAATTGCCTCATATGGCAAACAAAAAATTGGGCATGATTTCTTATTGTGGATTACCGTTACATTGGCCAAATGGTAAAACGTTTGGCACCTTATGTTTACTCGATTCCAAAGCAAATCAATACCATAAAGCTTATCGACAATTGCTGTATACATTTAAGAAGTCGATAGAAACACAGTTGGCCATTGTCTTTGACCAACATAGACTGGCCCGTTTAAATCACGAATTGAAAAACAGAGTTGCAGCCAGAACAACCGATCTTGCTAAGCTAAGCTATTCTCTTACGCAGGAGATCACGCGCCGGAAAGCAGCAGAGGAGCAGATTAATTACCAGAATACTCACGATTTGGGCACCGGCTTTTTAAATACATCGGCCACAGAAGAGTACTTAGAAAGAGCGTTAGCTGAGCTCAACGGTGAAATGAGTTCTTTGACCGTATTAAATATTGGTTTTGCCAATGCAAGAGCCATTCAAACCAAATATGGTTTTGAACGTTTAGACGAAATACTGCAACAGTTTCGAAGCAAACTTGATTTCGCTGAGTCAAAACACTTCGTCACGGGTCGGCTCAGTTCTAGTGATATGGTGGTGATTATTTCAGGCCCTGAGCCCAAAAATGTCACCCACCGGCTACTTGAGAATATTGCCCACATCAAATGTGATAGTTACAACATCGATGATCAAACCGTGCACTTACAAACCTACACAGGCATTGTCCAAGGCAACATCGGATTCAATGCAAAACAATTGCTTCAAAATGCCTGCCATGCCATGACTTTGTGTAAAGAATCGGGTAAATCGTATCGATACTGCAGTGAAGAAAACACAAAAGTTCTCAACCAACATAATCAATTAGAAAATTACTTACTTGAAGCGATTCGTAATGACGATGTCATGATCTATTTCCAACCAAAAGTGTGCTCCAATACGGGAGAATGGATTGGTGCAGAAAGCTCGCTTCGCTGGCTGCATCCGGTTTTGGGTGATGTGTCTAATGATGCGTTAATGCAGATGGCTGAACAAAATAACTTAACTCATGAAATAAGTACGTTTGCTTTGCGTATCGTGATTGAAAAGGCCAAGCAATGGTCTGATACAGTAAAGGATTTTAAGGTTGCGATTAATGTCTCTCAATCCCAATTACTCAACAGACATTTCTTAGAAAAAATCGAATACTTTCTCGCTTTTTACCATTTGCCTCCACATTGCCTTGAATTAGAAATCTCTGAATCTGCTCTGCAAGAAAATGGGAATATCACATTCAATGCCTTGAAAACACTCAATAGACTTGGTGTGACACTGTCACTTGATGGCTTTGGTACCAGTGACTATTCGTTTAATTACCTTAAAAATTGCCCTTTTAAGGCGATTAAAATAGATAAAAGCTTTATTCAACAAATGAACTATTCAGAAGAGGACAAAACCATTGTGCGCTCTATCATTCATATCGCCAAGAAACTTAATTTGAATGTCATGACCGATGGGATTGAATCTGCAGAACAAGTACAGTTTTTGCTTCAAGAAGGGTGTGATATCGGCCAAGGACTTTTCTACGCCAAGCCAATGCCCTGCCATAAGTTTGAACAAGTACTCTACACTCAGCAAGGGACATCGGGTATTTAG
- a CDS encoding FAD-dependent oxidoreductase — protein sequence MKPKTSDKKQKHIAVIGGGVAGATAAIHFAELGFHVSVLEQGPSLVNGPPICHLHAGGNLYREISEQQCLDLLSQSIETIRLYPHSLNIRPTIIAVPETDGGDPNTLIPRLKIIKTAYQKLVLSDERNQVLGDPEAYFKLYTKQELQALAEKTQPKEPKTIDEWCIPFAQNANLEVLKYPVVAVQEYGWSVFRLAAIANLTLSETNNADVYLNAKLTSAQWNGTQWQLTYQQNALDQHLACDYLVNACGFETGTVDDSIGLKRKRLVEFKAAYVTHWQACHQLWPEVIFHGPRGTDKGMAQLTPYGNGYFQLHGMTKGITLFKGGLVESSDQSAQPKLPNQYLAKIRHGWQQDVLTQRTDNAIQHMAQFIPDYQSAKLGGKALFGAQQIPGQDPILRAADVTFEENNYARIEVVKASSTLLAAQKIAQHWFNLAKSEDVEQQHPITVHWHPQQIEQYAIQLCHDRGYPVELAQYYGVSQNMV from the coding sequence ATGAAGCCGAAAACTTCCGATAAAAAACAGAAACACATTGCGGTCATTGGTGGTGGAGTTGCAGGTGCTACCGCTGCTATTCACTTTGCTGAGCTAGGATTTCATGTCTCAGTGCTTGAGCAAGGCCCCTCATTAGTCAATGGCCCGCCAATTTGTCATTTGCATGCTGGTGGAAACCTTTACCGCGAAATTTCTGAACAACAATGTCTAGATCTTCTTTCACAGTCGATCGAAACCATTCGACTGTATCCGCATTCACTTAATATCAGACCGACAATCATCGCGGTACCAGAGACGGATGGCGGAGATCCTAACACTCTGATCCCTCGCCTTAAAATCATTAAAACGGCTTATCAAAAGCTAGTTTTATCCGATGAACGAAATCAAGTTTTGGGCGACCCAGAAGCTTATTTTAAGCTTTACACCAAGCAAGAACTTCAGGCATTAGCAGAGAAAACTCAGCCCAAAGAGCCCAAAACGATTGATGAGTGGTGTATCCCTTTTGCCCAAAATGCCAACTTAGAAGTACTGAAATACCCAGTTGTTGCAGTGCAAGAATACGGCTGGAGTGTTTTTCGCCTTGCCGCTATCGCCAATTTGACATTATCCGAAACCAATAATGCAGACGTTTACCTTAATGCTAAGCTAACAAGTGCGCAATGGAACGGTACACAGTGGCAACTCACTTACCAACAGAATGCTCTTGACCAACATTTAGCGTGTGATTATTTAGTCAATGCGTGCGGTTTTGAAACGGGGACAGTTGATGACTCAATTGGGCTTAAGCGTAAACGCTTAGTCGAGTTTAAAGCCGCTTATGTGACACACTGGCAAGCGTGCCATCAACTTTGGCCTGAAGTCATCTTTCATGGCCCTCGTGGTACAGATAAGGGCATGGCACAACTCACACCTTATGGTAATGGCTATTTTCAATTGCATGGAATGACGAAAGGCATCACCTTATTCAAAGGTGGCCTTGTTGAAAGTTCTGACCAATCTGCCCAGCCTAAATTACCAAATCAATACCTTGCTAAAATTCGTCATGGCTGGCAACAGGACGTTCTCACGCAAAGAACGGATAATGCAATTCAACACATGGCACAATTTATTCCAGATTATCAATCGGCCAAACTGGGGGGTAAAGCCCTATTTGGTGCTCAGCAAATCCCTGGGCAAGATCCAATACTTCGTGCTGCTGATGTTACGTTTGAAGAAAACAATTATGCTCGAATCGAAGTCGTTAAAGCATCATCAACACTGTTGGCAGCACAAAAGATTGCTCAGCACTGGTTTAATTTAGCTAAATCAGAAGATGTAGAACAACAACATCCTATTACCGTCCATTGGCACCCGCAGCAAATAGAGCAATACGCGATTCAACTTTGTCATGATCGAGGTTATCCAGTAGAACTAGCGCAATATTATGGTGTAAGTCAAAACATGGTGTGA
- a CDS encoding ABC transporter permease, with amino-acid sequence MKSASLNVNKSLARWGMSEIFQGKLWPVGFALVLIIASIFALSALAMRMELVVVKQGKEALTADAVFASANPLPHTLLSASTTLERSMMTQFNTMLFSDTGMQLISVRAVDEYYPLIGDLVLDDSQVHHVGESQLWLDKRIMTQLELSHGDVVTLGDADFKVSGIVLEEPGLSFNPFQQMPSAYIHSSDIKKTGVIQLGSRVQYRMFLNGEPEKLIQLQESVELSPSDKWQTQETTNRSSEFFERTIQYLSLTVIMVIIMSATTLVLTCQSYVNSRSQTIAMLKSLGASTGWVCRWLLIQISLLFLSSILIGLIVGIGLEYLLRIPLSELLPNPLPSYGITPFAVSVLSVVLISLPALGIPLSHLVNTPAIDVLQQSQWRFNKQLLWLILIPLIPLLAFYSKNALILLILLSILVLFIVLALISVGLTRVLSRLSLSSSLALAFSRINRTPVSSGLQLSALALSLMLLATIGLLRHDLIEDWQQVLPEHAPNVFALNISEQELNDYLTQLDSNQVIRSEAFPIIRGRLQFINQQDVKELSYPNGKPNAIQRELNFTWGNDIPDYNQIVLGEWSNYSHVSVEEKLANELGIQVGDKLGFVINSQFIEATVGSLRHVEWRDMKPNFYFIFSSDIMQEVKGSYLLSYRIEEDQQSLLQQLSRQYPTVTVLDIQTMGNKIQALLQQVMSAVTILATLGLLAGLLLIFTLLQLSISQRQSEVRLYRTLGASKKRIASTLWVEFGIIAFVASFIAVLSAETMVAIVVKQVFEISPQLHPFLWLVLPIATSLVLAVVVMNALANLLKPHKP; translated from the coding sequence ATGAAATCAGCAAGTCTCAACGTAAACAAAAGCCTAGCAAGGTGGGGGATGAGCGAAATTTTCCAAGGTAAGCTCTGGCCTGTAGGTTTTGCTCTGGTTTTAATTATTGCCAGTATTTTCGCTTTGTCTGCGCTGGCCATGAGAATGGAGCTTGTGGTCGTAAAGCAGGGGAAAGAAGCACTCACCGCTGATGCTGTTTTCGCTTCAGCCAACCCTCTTCCTCATACTTTATTGTCCGCTTCAACAACACTTGAACGCTCGATGATGACTCAATTTAATACCATGTTATTCAGTGATACGGGTATGCAGCTTATCTCCGTACGTGCTGTGGATGAGTATTATCCCTTGATTGGTGATTTGGTTCTCGATGACAGTCAAGTTCATCATGTTGGGGAAAGCCAATTGTGGCTTGATAAACGCATCATGACACAACTTGAACTTTCCCATGGTGACGTTGTCACATTAGGTGATGCCGATTTTAAGGTTTCAGGTATTGTGCTTGAGGAACCTGGATTAAGCTTTAATCCTTTCCAACAAATGCCTTCTGCTTATATCCATTCCAGTGATATTAAAAAAACAGGTGTAATCCAATTGGGTAGCCGCGTTCAATATCGGATGTTTCTAAATGGAGAACCAGAAAAGCTGATACAACTTCAGGAATCGGTGGAGTTATCACCCAGTGATAAATGGCAAACGCAAGAGACAACGAACCGTAGCAGTGAGTTTTTTGAACGAACGATTCAATATTTATCGCTGACCGTCATCATGGTGATCATCATGTCGGCAACGACTTTAGTATTAACATGCCAAAGTTATGTAAACAGTCGTTCTCAGACTATTGCAATGCTCAAGAGTTTAGGGGCCAGTACAGGTTGGGTTTGTCGGTGGCTTCTTATTCAAATCAGTCTTCTTTTCTTGTCCTCGATACTCATTGGGCTTATTGTGGGCATTGGCTTAGAATATTTATTACGCATTCCCTTAAGCGAACTGCTGCCAAATCCACTTCCAAGTTACGGGATTACGCCGTTTGCCGTTTCAGTTCTATCCGTGGTGTTGATTAGCCTACCGGCCTTAGGCATTCCTTTGAGTCACCTAGTGAATACGCCTGCTATCGACGTACTTCAGCAAAGTCAGTGGAGGTTTAATAAGCAATTGTTATGGTTGATTTTAATACCTCTGATTCCTTTGTTGGCCTTTTATTCGAAAAATGCCCTGATATTACTGATTTTGCTCAGTATCTTGGTTTTGTTTATTGTTTTAGCCCTAATCAGTGTAGGACTGACTCGTGTACTCAGTAGACTCTCACTGTCTTCTTCTTTGGCTCTCGCTTTCAGCAGAATTAATCGTACTCCCGTAAGTAGTGGTCTTCAGTTATCGGCATTAGCGTTATCTTTAATGTTGTTAGCCACTATCGGATTGTTAAGACATGATTTAATCGAGGATTGGCAGCAAGTCTTACCTGAGCATGCTCCTAACGTGTTCGCCTTAAATATCTCAGAGCAAGAACTAAATGACTATTTAACGCAGCTGGATAGCAATCAAGTCATCCGCTCGGAGGCTTTTCCCATCATTCGCGGTCGACTTCAGTTCATAAATCAACAAGACGTCAAGGAATTGTCTTACCCTAATGGCAAACCGAATGCAATTCAGCGAGAACTCAACTTCACTTGGGGGAATGATATTCCTGACTATAACCAAATAGTTTTAGGCGAATGGTCCAATTATTCCCATGTTTCAGTAGAGGAAAAGCTTGCCAATGAGCTGGGTATTCAGGTTGGGGACAAATTAGGCTTTGTGATCAACAGTCAGTTTATCGAAGCGACAGTAGGCAGCCTGAGACATGTTGAATGGCGAGATATGAAGCCTAATTTTTACTTTATTTTCTCGTCAGATATTATGCAAGAAGTCAAAGGTTCTTATTTACTCAGTTATCGTATTGAGGAAGATCAGCAAAGCTTACTCCAACAACTGTCACGGCAATATCCGACGGTTACAGTCTTGGATATTCAGACGATGGGTAACAAAATCCAGGCTTTACTGCAGCAGGTTATGTCTGCTGTCACCATTCTTGCTACACTGGGTTTGCTTGCAGGACTCTTGCTTATCTTTACATTACTCCAGCTCAGTATTTCACAACGCCAAAGTGAGGTTCGTTTGTACCGTACCTTAGGCGCAAGTAAAAAGCGGATTGCATCGACGCTTTGGGTAGAGTTTGGCATCATTGCTTTTGTCGCGAGTTTTATTGCTGTCTTGTCTGCAGAAACCATGGTCGCCATTGTTGTTAAACAGGTGTTTGAAATATCCCCTCAGTTGCACCCTTTTTTGTGGCTAGTGCTGCCCATTGCGACAAGTTTAGTGCTGGCAGTCGTGGTCATGAATGCTCTGGCGAATTTATTAAAACCACACAAGCCGTAA
- the fabV gene encoding enoyl-ACP reductase FabV: protein MQIKPVIQGVIARSAHPFGCQSNINEQINYVKQAPQIQRGPKRVLIIGASSGFGLAARIALTFGGANADTIGVSFEHGPSEDKTGSAGWYNNVFFKQAALKHGCKAVNIVGDAFSQRVRDQVIEAIETYFEGEVDLVIYSLASGMRLDDKTSHTWRSVIKPIGESISGATIDIEQDKWRESILEPASEDEAYATVKVMGGEDWESWIDTLINSESLAEGCKTIAFSYVGPESTHPIYLDGTLGRAKVDLHQTSHSLNLKLANFNGGAYATVCKALVTKASVFIPTLSPYLIALYQVMKNKGTHENCIQQMQRLFTTKMYHQDNTVVDGERLIRLDEWELDSEVQEAVKQCLQQMNEDNFMELGDYAGFKEEFMKQNGFNFADIDYTQDISFAYLKALKP from the coding sequence ATGCAAATAAAACCTGTTATTCAAGGTGTTATCGCACGTTCTGCTCATCCTTTTGGATGCCAATCAAATATTAATGAGCAAATTAATTACGTTAAGCAAGCACCCCAAATTCAGCGAGGCCCTAAACGAGTCTTGATCATTGGTGCCTCTTCTGGATTTGGTCTAGCGGCTCGAATCGCGTTAACTTTTGGTGGAGCCAATGCAGATACCATTGGAGTCTCATTTGAACACGGCCCATCAGAGGACAAAACGGGCAGTGCCGGCTGGTATAATAATGTCTTTTTTAAACAAGCGGCGCTCAAACATGGCTGTAAAGCAGTGAATATTGTTGGCGATGCTTTCTCGCAACGAGTCCGAGACCAAGTGATTGAAGCGATCGAAACGTACTTCGAGGGTGAAGTAGACTTAGTGATCTACAGCTTAGCTTCTGGTATGAGGTTGGATGATAAAACCAGTCACACTTGGCGGAGCGTGATTAAACCCATAGGGGAATCGATCAGCGGTGCAACCATTGACATTGAACAGGATAAATGGCGAGAGTCTATCCTTGAGCCTGCCAGTGAAGATGAAGCTTATGCAACGGTTAAAGTTATGGGGGGAGAAGATTGGGAGAGCTGGATCGATACTTTGATTAACTCCGAGTCGTTGGCAGAAGGCTGCAAGACCATTGCTTTTTCTTATGTTGGGCCTGAAAGCACTCATCCGATCTATTTAGATGGCACATTAGGACGAGCCAAAGTCGACTTACATCAAACCAGTCACTCACTCAACTTGAAGCTTGCCAATTTCAATGGCGGTGCCTATGCCACGGTATGTAAGGCTTTAGTCACTAAAGCCAGTGTGTTTATTCCTACTCTGAGCCCCTACCTTATTGCCCTGTATCAGGTAATGAAAAACAAAGGGACTCATGAAAACTGTATACAACAAATGCAGCGTCTTTTCACAACCAAAATGTACCACCAAGATAACACAGTAGTCGATGGTGAACGTTTGATAAGACTGGATGAGTGGGAACTTGATTCTGAGGTACAGGAAGCTGTGAAGCAATGCCTACAACAGATGAATGAGGATAATTTCATGGAGCTAGGCGACTACGCAGGTTTTAAAGAGGAATTTATGAAACAAAATGGATTTAACTTTGCTGATATCGATTATACCCAAGATATCTCGTTTGCATATCTCAAAGCACTGAAACCTTAA